The DNA window TGATTTACTGTAGGTCACTTGTTGAAAATGGACAATCAAACCTGAGCAGCTCTGCTTCAAGTTCTAGTTATTGGACAGTCTCTAACAAATTGGCTAGCAGTTCTGACTCATCTGTGTCTGAGACACTAGGGGAGAGTCCAGACTGGCTTGAGTTCAATGTACTATTCGACTTCCGCGAGGATCTTTATTATTTATCAATGCCTGAAATTTAAAAGCTTACATTAGGGGACCAGATATAGACATCAAGCATTTGTCAAATTCTTTAAGCTTCTCAGTGAAATCCTATCTATGGTTTATGAATTTTGACAGGAAGGAAGCGGTGATGATAAAGTCTTTGAAAATCTAGAACAAGCCCTATTCATTGCTGAAAAATCAAATCAAGAAGCATTTGACGAGTTGGACCGGCGTCTGAAAGCTGAAAAGGATGCTCTCAATGCTGTAGTACGCCAGGTAATGCCCCCTTCCTTTATTTTGCTCTCTTTTTGTGTGTGTATGTATATTTGCCTCAAAACTTATAGAATTATAGTTACATAATTGTTGTAGGGAAACATGTTTCTACTGATACAAGTTAGGCCTTTTGAAGTTCAACTTCTTCCATTCTTTGACATTGTCCAAGTTTTTGTTTTGTCTTCAATAGAAATGACCTAATGATTTTCCTACGTAGACTACACTAATGTTTGTCGGGAACAATGGAAACAATGAAGTAAGTATTTCATGTAACTGCTTATTCTGTTTATTTTGATTGATATTTATTGTATCAAGTTTGGCCGGAAGTTCCAAATGTCTGATTTCTGCCCCAAGATTTGGTATTTTCGTACTTTCTTAACCCAACTGGTAGACTTTAAACCTGCTTTTGTTATTCGTACAACTTTATAATGACAGCCATTACTGACTTGTAGgcaaatgaaatgaaaagttcATACATTGGAGAGTTAAGACGCAGGAAGGAAATTGAAGGAACACTTAGAAAACAGAACGAGGAACTTGAACAAGTCAAGCAGCAAAGAGATGAAGCACGCAAAATCGCCAGAACTCATAAGTTATTATTGGAGAGTCGAGGTGCCAAATCTGATCATGTTAAAGTATTGGAAGCTAAGGTATCATCTGCAATGGAGCAGTTACAAATTTACCAGAGAGAACGAGATGATTTGCGGGCAAAGCTCGAAagtacttgcatgtcaattaaAGATCATTCAACAATACAGGAAGAAGGGAGTTCTAATGTGCATATGCAGCAATTCTTCTCAGAGTTCTCTGTTGCCGAAATCCATGATGCAACTGAGGACTTTGACCCTTCTTTCAAGATTGCAGAAGGAGCATATGGGAGCGTTTATAGATGTACCCTTCGTCACACTGAAGTGGCTATAAAAGTGCTCCATCAAAATAGCTTACAAGGGCCCTTGGAATTTCAGAAGGAGGTAGGCTTAAACTGAAACTTTTCGAGTCACtcaatatacatacatatttttttttcaggTTGGCATTTTTAAGAAAATAGATTTTACCATAGAGAAAAAAATGAGGTGAGTGTGCTGTATACATTTCAGGTTGATATTTTGAGTAAGCTGAGGCATCCAAACCTGGTCACACTAATTGGAGTCTGCCCCGAAATATGGGCTCTCATCTATGAATATCTTCCGAATGGTAGCCTTGAAGATCGTTTGATCCCCAGGGATAATACTCCCCCATTGTCATGGCAAACTCGAATTCAAATTGCTACTGAGATATGTTCTGCCCTTATCTTCCTACATGCCTCTAAGCCTCAAAGGATGGTTCATGGCAACTTAAAACCAGGGAATATACTCCTTGATACCAACTTCGGCTGCAAACTTAGCGACTTCGGAGTCTGCCATGTGCTTTCTTCTCTCGAGAAATCAAACAATATGACTGATATAAGCCGCAAATTTCCTTATCTGGAGCCTCAGTTTCTTAACACAAGAACATTGACTCCTAGTTCCGATATATACTCATTTGGCATAATATTACTACAGTTGATTACTGGGAGACCGCCCTTGAGTATAATAGAGGACGCCCAACGTGCAGTAAATGGAAACCGTCTTAATGATTTATTGGATCCGTCAGCTGGAGACTGGTCATATGTAGAAGCTGAGCAGTTGACTCACTTGGCTTTGAGATGCTGTGATACTAACCGAAGCCGTCGACCAGACCTTGCTTCAGAGGTGTACAAGGTGCTTATTAGAAATACTATTGGACCCTTATCAACAATCCATGCAGGGTCTGAACAGCTTCGTCAGCCTCCTGATTCTTTCTTTTGTCCCATTTCAAAGGTTAGCTTCCATCATTACGAATGGCACTTTTATCAGTTACCAGAATCAAGTATTGCAAATCAATGTCGTCTCAACATATCCCTTACTGTCAAATGCTAGATTCTGGATGCAGAAGGGTATTCTAAACCTACATAGTATGATTGGTTTGCTTCTGTTTGCAGAAAATCATGATGGACCCACATGTGGCAGCCGATGGGTTCACCTATGAGTTAAGAGAGATACGGAGATGGCTGGATGGTGGGCACGATACCTCTCCTTGCACGAATATTCCACTTGCTCATCGCATTCTCATCCCTAACCATGCACTTCGTTCCGCAATCTTAGAGTGGTAGAAGCAGCATCACCACCATTAACGTTGTTCCTTATTCCAGGAACATATTTGATCAGTTTCCTACTGTTTTTCCCCATAGCCTATGTTGTGCGTTTCTTTCTATGTAGCATCCTTGTAAGTTGGAACCTTCATGCCGTTGCTTGTTTAAATAGAATATATACAGTGTTAACCTAAAAATATTatctgtatgtatgtatatatgtctaTGTCTATGTCTATGTCTATGTCTATGTCTATGTATGGATGGATGATTTTCCTTAAatttacattaaatttataatatttacatttgTTTGGTCTTATTATACTTGTTTTATTAGGATACTCCCCTTGGCAAGTAGATAAAACAAGCCCCAATTACAAACTGGTTTATTCCATTATATACGTATGTCTATCCATAGCATTCGCTGGTAATTGCATCGCAaattttgctctctttttttctcgGAGAAATGTAGACACACAACGTTCACAGGGATCATGTTCACACAGGATTGTAGAAAGTAAAGCTTCTAGGAGATTAGCTGAACTAGCTTCAAACTAGTCTGTTTTACTGGTTAATTTCTAAACGTGTTGCAATAACTATACTGCAAATATTACATTTGTAGCTTCTCTACAACCTAAAAGAGCAAAAAGGTTTATCAACTGGCACACATTTGAGGTACTTATTGTACAGGGTTTTATTACCATTATTCTCTCTGTTCTAAGGGCTGAAGTTGGACATGCGGACAAGGCCTTTCCGGTTCTCCTCTTGTCCAGAGAGTTTTGAGATCACCTCTCTTTTTCCCCAATGTAATAAATGTCCCTGCACCCAAAACAAATGACGTGTCGTAAGAGATATTTAAATGGAAGAAAACATTTCATCTGGGGTTTATGAGGAAAGCATTGCGTGTTACTACAACCAAACTGCTTTTAATCTCATTGCTACTTACCAAGAATGAAAGGAACAATGTAAAGCAACGCAGGTTGGCCGTGTCCATCCATCAAGTTCAAGGCCACATACGTGACTAGAAGACCTGTTGAATTATTTTAAACAGATATAGAATTAATGAGTGGATGGTCCTTATGTTGCAAGGCAGGAGACAAGGAAAATAAAACTGCTGAGAAATATAGTCCTATCACATTATTTTGGGACAGGTAAAATCCGTACAATATCATTTTCTTCCCCTTTCAATTCGGGGGATTATCAAATTTAGGGAAGATAACCTCTGCAAGTCAGgatcaaaataattattactaCAACTTAGCAGTAAAGGGCTTGAGCCTCAACAAACAAAGTAAAATTCAAGCTTGTCTAAGTTCCCTCATACAGCCCACCTATGAACAGGTTGGCTCTGCAGACAAGAGTTTTCTCATACCTAAACCATAAGCAGTCATTGCCCATATGAAGTACCCTGCTCGAAGAGTCTTTTTTGTCAGCCAATCATATCTGCAAAAATAATCGACATTATCAGTCAATGAGCACTGAATAGACCAAACATAATAACCCGTCTCACCGTTGGAACAAATCCACACACCATAACATTTCAATGAAGATAGTGTTCTGAAAACAAATAGCACATTCATAAGATAAATTGACATAATTCCTGGACTTATTGATGTAATAATTGTAAATATGGCCTATTAACAAATTACAGCAGCATGTTTTGGTCTTCGGTTATAAGGTCTTAAAACTATATAAAGCATAAAgaatcaacaaaagtaacaaagacCAAAACTAATTCATTGATCCTGGCATAGATGTCACCAAAAAAGTTACTTATGGCTCCAATGTACCTTAGTGAAAATGCCACAAGCAGTCCAGGTaagataatgtctccaaatccAATAACACTGTAGCCACCCCAAGGATCATAGATCCGGGGAATTTTTAGTAGCATTGGTATGCCATCCTCTCCACTTTTATCACCACGAGCTACCTAAAATAGAAGGAAAATAGCGGATAAAGGAAGTAACATCATTCCCTCAATGGTCAAAATGGTTTACAGAAATCAGAATTCAATGgtgaaaaaataatattataatcacTTGCCACTATCATCACGCTCTCATGAAACCACCATTTGGAAACAAATACCCAGAAGATATCATACAAGAAAGCACAACCCAGAAGAACTGTTCCAACCTGATTCAACAAAATTCACCACTAAAGAACATCAAAAGTTTTTGCAACTCTTCTATTCTCATATGTAAACTAGCTACATGCACATACTatatgcatgcatctctaagCAGTAGGCGGAAAAAGGCAAGTAATAAAGATACCTTGAGATTTGGCACACGAACAATCTGAAGGACTGTGATTATAAGTGCAATACCCTGATTGAGAAGGCAACAGGGGAGGTTCATATATCATCAGTTCACCATGATAAGAGTGTTAATCAGACTAATTTCTGAGTACATTAATTTTCAATGAGAACAAGAAGTCACTACAAGCAAATGGACACATTAGATACAATATAATCACCTGACAAATCCAGTAACAAAGAAAGGTAACAATAACATAAGATACTAGAAAAGTTGGGTCTTACAAGAATATCTTGCCCTATCCAGGCAAAGGATATACGACGATACACTGCCCAAACAACAGCAAATGTTATGCAAAAGGGACAGACAGCCAGTGTCAGATGCGAAACAGCTCCAAATAAGGGTACTTTAATAAATGATTCTGCAAAGCGTTGAAAACACCTGAAACTATATATTTGCGGCAGTCAGTGTCATACACGATCCAACTTGTTCACTGAAACTTAGAAAGAAAATGCATGTATTCTATTAATAGATCTGCTTTTCAAAAAATAAGGATTTAGTTACTTATTTCTTTTTTCACATTTCTGAGACACTTTGGTTTTAGTTATGTTCAGTTACAGTCATGTTTAAAAAGCAGAACAATCAAGCAcgtgtaaacattaaaaaaaaagcaatgtCAGAGGAATATGCATACCATGATAACAAAGTCACCAAGCACGTTTGCAAGCCCTGGAAGCATAAAGGGATATCTGGGATCAGCATTCATCTCAAAAGAGTCTTCCCCTACCCCACCCGCAACCCTTTGTCCTTTCTATCAGGCCTTATTGCAAGTAAATGTCAGAAAAAGgtaacaaagcatacaaatatgGCATCTCATTAAGAAACTTGTGAACTACCAATAAAACAAATGGAGTACATAAGCCACAATgaaataagcataaaaatatatGAAGACAAGCGCACCTCTACTCCACCGATGCAAAACAGAACCACAAGAACCTCAACAAACCAGAATGACATAAGCTTGTAGAGCATGACCAAGAAACATGAAGCAGCCACAACAAAGAAAATTGCTGACATTGTATTTATGTCAACAAAACCACTAGAACCTGCACCTCTAACTTCTAGAATTTCTTCTGATGCATCCTGTGCATACAACATTAATCAACATAATACTGTGGTGAAtggttgaattaaaaaaaaaaaaaaaactgttgcTATATGTACTAGATCAGAGTTTAACAAAGAATGCATAAAATTTGCAATTAAAGAAATGAAGTGACCTTTAGCAGCTTGTCTTGCTCAATAGCAACTTCTCTAGCAGTCCAAGCAGACCAATAAGAAGCACACAAAATGGTACCAACAGCCATTAACCACAAAAACACTTCAGCAATATCAACTGCCGGCCGCTTGGGAGAGTAAAGTGCAACAGAAACTACATTGAGATAAAAAGGTGCATAAGATTTTAAAATCCATTCTGCCATGATGCCATAAGAGGTattatggagaaaagaaaaacacCAGAAGAGAGTATTTTTCCAGAACAACAAAGAGGAAGGACAAACTAGGACATTGACATAAAGGAAATGTGGAAACTCATACCCATGGTGTTGTTACTTATATATTTCTCCAAACGTGAACCGGCATCTTGAGGGAGCATAAGAGCTGGTATTTTTATATCTACATCAGCATCAGATTCACAAACCATCTTGAAAAGCTCTGCATAATaagattaaaaattttccaatcaCAGTAGTAGATTTATTAATTTTCATGATGATGGATACagttgaaaaatgaaaagataGCTAAAATGAATGCCTACAAAATTTCTTCAACTTTCTAACTTGAAGTAAGAATCATATCATTTATTGTGCACAAAAAAAAGGACACTTTTATTTTTGTTCACAAAGGAACCAACATACCTGTTTGGTTGTTTATTATGAGGATGGCAGAAGCACCGGCTTCTTCAGCAACATTTGCCTTCATTGTGAAACTACAGTTACCTCGATGCACCAGAATAACCTCCCCTGTAAGCTACCAACAGAGAAGATATTCAAGATTATGAATGACTTAAGGAACAAGTTTAAGGGAAACTGATCAGATGAAAGAACATGCACGCCAGAAAGAATATATCTAAGAGTCAAATTGGATGAATACATTGTAAAAAAGATTAGAATTAGAAAACCTGATTCCTAGGTTTGCTGCAACAATCAGGAGGATCTGCAAGTGCAAGCCTGGTATGGTTTGCATGTTTTTCTTTTGACTCCAAAGTAGGTCCAAAACGAGCACCAACACCAACATATTCGTTGTCTTCTAAACCATTAATCCATGTCGGGACTTTTACCTATGaaacaaacatattaaatcaacTCTAATATGCAAAGGCCATATACATTACTTTGAAAATGATGTAATAAAAAACAGGGATAAAGCAACATTTAGCCCCTAaatttagcaacttttacaccttggTTCGTGAAATTTTTTGGTCCACATTACTCTCAGAATTTAACAGCTTTTCTCAATTTGGTCCCTGAACTTAGATTCTGTTAAGGTACAACGACATGGTACTCTAAGATTGTGCCACATCatcactttaaaaaaatttcaaaacaaaaagttacttcataatttttttaagattataatatatgtataaatttcaaatGATGATGTGGCAAACCTCATAATCTCACGCCATCAGCTTATCCAATccaagttcaagtaccaattGAAGTTCAGGTGCCAAATTCCGGGACTAATGtggataaaaaaaagttcaaagacCAAATTGGGACAAGTTACCGAATTAAGGGACGAAATGTTGCTTTAATACTAAAGAATTTGATGCAACAAAGAAATAAAGATTCCAAAATACAAGCACCGTttctaactcaattttcaaagGGAAGCAAAGAAGTAAGAAAATCTACTATTAAGTCCAAAAttaagaaacagaagaaaaactAAAACCACAAAAGAGGGGGGGGGGAAGAGAGCCTATGTTTATAATCCCATCAGGATCAAAACCACAAAAATAAgtctaaaacaataaaaaaaaattgccaCCATGATCTCAGCAGTCAAACAGGAAGAACTAAAAGACAAGGTCAAAATTTGAAGTAGATAAATcctaaaaataaacaattaaactaATTATAGATACTAAGGAACAACTTAATCAAACATCAAGTACAAGAGCAAAAGTCAAGATTCTTTCATCATTCATCCATTTTCACAGCAACCAAATAGACGCCAagtaaaaaagcaaaaaaaaaaaaaacgagaaAAGAGGGGAAAGTTCAGGAATTTTGTAAGAATACCAGAACAAAATTATTAGCACAACCAGGTCTCTTTGGAGCAACGTCGTCTTGATGAACAATATCACCAGCTAAACCCAACCCAGCACTCGAAACTACAATTAAAACTACTATTAATACGCCTCTATTTATTTCCATATTtggaaataattaccttcaagaAACGGATTCtagggtttttctttctttcttcaagagaaaaaataaaaaggtgaAAGAAGATGGGAAgcagggaaaaaaaagaaaaatatcactTTTTTTTGTCGTTTGAAGTTCGGAACATGAAAGAAACGCCGTGTGATAATAGCTGTGATTGCATTTGATTTGCCTTTTACTCTTTTACTGTGTGGTCGACGCTCTAGTTCTGCGTCTGCACCTCACGCTATTACTATCTTGGGGAAGACTTGGCCTATGTTGCAAGGAGAAAaccaaaatttatagttttatttttatactaacccAAATCTTAGTCTAAATTGTAATTGTAGTTATTACTTTATCATAACTTCACTTGTTAATTAAAGTAAGCCATCAATCATTGTCTAATAGTGTTCAAACTAATAACTACTGTagtttaatcaattcataaataaataaaccagcTATTTTAATTGGAataatattgtaaaattttactttaagTACTCACAAAAAAGAATATCATTATTTATACACACTAATTGAtatcatttcattattaatttatattttttatttaatgcattagaATGTTTGAAAAATCTATTGTTTAcacttttctaattatttttttattatcatattattagtATAAATAATGGTTTACAATATAGAATAGCGAAAAAGATCAAAcataaatacttttaattattacCTGAATCAAATATCACAATTCAAATGTTGTGACATTATTTACGATCACGTCAAACTACTGACGACGAAGACGTCAATTTAGttgtaagaaaaattaaaaatctctAAAATCTTATAAACACTCAAAAACCTCACTgaatgaaatattttttatttttaaattttcgataCTTAAAGATCTTAAACTTAATTGATATTTATAGTGTGATTCTTCGAAAAACATTTACCAACTACTATACAGCATCACACAAACAAATGTGTGAAATGAAAGTAATGGGCAGCAAAACGTGAGGTGATTCCCACAAACCAAAAGCAGTTCTAAGTAACAcataatgattaattttttggAATAATATCTATATCTTAATTCACTAATTGCGCTACAGAAAACATAAAAAtggttggaattttttttaaagtcaacTGACATTTATTTTCGCTTTTGGAATAGATTCATTTCCATTGTTAGGTCACCGAACAGGCCCTTTGGCGGTGGGGGTGTAAAATAGTTGGAATCGAGAGAGCGCGTGGGACAAACAGACACTATGTAATCAAAGTTCAAAGGTTACCGGCTACTGTCTGAACTGGTTAAAGGTTTCCGTATAGACCGTACAGATAAGAcggcataataataaataattacttGGATCTGGATCAGGTAATACCAGCCTCACTGATTTCTCGCTACATTTTACCTGATTATTGGTTGTATCCATTTCCAGCCAATGAAAACAAAACACGCGACTATAGAGATGCTTGACACGGACGGCACTGAAGCTGCAAAAGGACGGGCCCTCACATGGATACCCGGTCAGTTATGGCAGCCTATTCTTTTTAATGGTGGATCACACGTGTGGCAAATGGCACAAGTGTCGACCAGCCCACCTGTTCAATCTGTACGAGAAAACTTCAGCTAGGATTTTCTTATCAAGAAATCGTTGAAAACATACACGCATTCGCGTCgtctttataattatatttagaaTATTACTTTTCTTTTCATGTCTCTGTATTTcaaattatgtttttgttttttttttcgttttcatattgtccaatattatataaaaatcaagTTTAATCGATCTTCTTTGGCACAGATCAAAATCGTttccaaaatgaaacaaaatactTATAGTGCATCGCCACAAAAACCATTTTATAATTGAGTACGGAATAATTAATACATAGTATTCTGTTCATTTTGAAAAGTTGGAATCTTTTATCTCAAATACAAAAGCATACGTATATGTATACTATTAGAACTTTCGTCTTGAAAGGACATTTCAAATCGTGGTGGACAAATGACCCAAGAAAACCCAGTCAGTGCTCGGTTATGATTTTTATGAGATGTTGGGTCCAATCCACCAGAACAAACTTTGGGTCCTAGCAACAAGCCGTGGTTGCTTTGTTTGGTTAGACAACTGAATATTTCTCAACCAATGAACCAAATATGCACACAATTTTCGTTCTTCTAATTTTTGCTATCGAAATGAGTGGAGGAGCATTATTGATGTTCAACACCGTAATAATGTAGGGCCCATGTCCTTTTATGGTATATCCACTTATTCAATGCCGACAGGGAATCTACATTCACAAGGACTAGTCTAGCACCAATACTTAAAAGCTATGacatataatacattaaaaataatatataaagtggCATATTACTGCATTTAATACACAATAATTAGTATAAATAGTATGTTAATCTTAGCGGGGAAAAGtataatgagaaaaaaaaaactaaaatttgcaCTAAAAGGCCCCACAAATTCCAATCTGATATTGAACATTTGACTTCCAAGTTGTAAAGTAACATGAATTTACGGATATCCCCTTTAAACTGCAGGCCAACAACATCCAACCAAATTCCATAGCTTATAAACAATTCCCAAGAAAATTTCTTCATAAATTATTGGTGATTAGATGGTGTGGGTGACCAGAATAGAAGGCCTTCATATGGTAGTTGAAAGCCCCTTCGGCCTTCATACAGACCAACTGAAAACAGCATGAACGTGCATTCTAACACACAAAAGATAAGCTACTTTCTTTTGGTTTTTTGTTGCAAGAGAAGAGTAATTGACATGACCAGAACTGGTTCAACAAAACACAGTTCCcttcttatttctttctattaTGAAAATACAAAGAGGTTGCCCTCACAATCAAAATTGCATACTAagcacaacaaaaaaaaaaattaaaagaaatttgaaaacttACAAAGGATCCACAATGCCAAGGATCCCAAGTCCCAACCCTTATAGGTGTCATCTTTCAACCACCTGAAAAGCCTCTTATCAAAAATTGTTCACGCTGTGAGCCGAACGAAGGAAGTGCTCATCATCTTTGCTCAGAATCTAGCAATCAATACACAAATAATTTACTGTTAGCTATTTACTTGTTCGATCAAACAAGATttgaaaacaaaagagaaaacaaagttTGGTTTTAACTTCCAACCCAACCATCACAACCAAGAAAACTCATTAACTGATCATCAGGAGAACAGAAAATAATGCAAAACATGTAGCTTATTTTGTATACAAGTTCAACTAGTTACTTTCACAACAATTGACATGGTGTAAAAGCAAGTAGAACCACAGATAATAATTCTATCAAAACTTTTCACCAGACAAACttaataatagaaaaaggatAGCAACGTACTTGCATATCTCCTTAGTGAACCATTTCCATTAAGAGAAAAATGCACCGGTTTCCTTTCATGACCAAAAGATAGAATTTCTTGCATTCTTTCTGGCCAATCTGAATTCAATCTACGGGCAAAATCTTCCACCTCCCTaaacaaaagataaaaagatAGATAATTTGGGCTATATATACAAACTTCCTCCAACATAGCGTAAAACGAGTACAAGATACTGACATTGTTACTTCATTGGATACAGTCAGCTTACTACTTTTCCTCAATTCATATGAACAATACCTAAAAATAATATGGACAAGTACATAGATTTCAAATGGTCAAGACCAATGATTTCagattctttaaattttccaaaatagtcCCGATATACAGAATAAACACAATATCAGACTGTCAAAGAGATGCAGCAGCGCTTCCTTCTAGATATATAAATGGACTTGCACATTTATCATTGAGAAACAAATAAGGTTAGGTCATAGTGTCTAAAGTCTAGTCTTTACAATGTTTATTTGGAAGCTCAATCAGTGGGACACCTTGTCTGTAATAAATTGACAGAAAATGGAGAagggaaaaaagagagaaaggagaaaCAAACCCAGCATATCTTTAACCCTTATTTTGCCTcccaaatatgcaaaaaaaaaccACTTAAGACAAAACGTCAAACCACAAAATCATGAATTATTTCTCTTAGACTACCAGgcaattgaaaaagatgaaaacaCCGAAGTCTTAAAGCACAGGGTTACGTGACCACTTTTCCTTCAATGCTCCAGAGGAGATGAGGAGGAAGGGAGCAAAGAGGAACAGGAAGATTTAGAGGCAAAAATTCGTCTTTACCtgtctattttttctttcaatgCCGGATCAATCTCGTCATCAATATCACCATCATCAAGCTCATTCTTATTGTCAAAAATATTATCTTCGACATCATGTAAGTTTGAGGTAGCACCAACACCAGCCCGAACTTTCTGACCAACTTCGGCACTATGGCACACTTGGTTAAGACCATTTGGTTCCTGGAACAGGAGAGGAACTTCAGTACCTTGTCAATATTccaacagaaaaaaaaagaataatctaGAGGTTCACACCTTATTATGGTTTTTAATGGCTTCATTGGCAGATGTGGTCTTCTGCTGATCTTTTCTTCTTCGGTTCTTCTTTTtactctttgaattttttatcccTTTAGAATCTGCAAAACAGAATTCC is part of the Gossypium hirsutum isolate 1008001.06 chromosome D11, Gossypium_hirsutum_v2.1, whole genome shotgun sequence genome and encodes:
- the LOC107911522 gene encoding U-box domain-containing protein 33 isoform X1, with product MDRMTDAAETIYVAVGKAVEESEHTLLWALQNLCPTKVCILHVHQPASLCNSSRMNFTATRLHQQDIGKKILDRIMDDYLLICGQKSVEAAKLNIEMDDAGKGIVELIRDQGIKKLVMGAAANKHFSEGMTDLKSEKAQYVELHAPPSCKIWFICGGQLVHRKSLVENGQSNLSSSASSSSYWTVSNKLASSSDSSVSETLGESPDWLEFNEGSGDDKVFENLEQALFIAEKSNQEAFDELDRRLKAEKDALNAVVRQTTLMFVGNNGNNEANEMKSSYIGELRRRKEIEGTLRKQNEELEQVKQQRDEARKIARTHKLLLESRGAKSDHVKVLEAKVSSAMEQLQIYQRERDDLRAKLESTCMSIKDHSTIQEEGSSNVHMQQFFSEFSVAEIHDATEDFDPSFKIAEGAYGSVYRCTLRHTEVAIKVLHQNSLQGPLEFQKEVDILSKLRHPNLVTLIGVCPEIWALIYEYLPNGSLEDRLIPRDNTPPLSWQTRIQIATEICSALIFLHASKPQRMVHGNLKPGNILLDTNFGCKLSDFGVCHVLSSLEKSNNMTDISRKFPYLEPQFLNTRTLTPSSDIYSFGIILLQLITGRPPLSIIEDAQRAVNGNRLNDLLDPSAGDWSYVEAEQLTHLALRCCDTNRSRRPDLASEVYKVLIRNTIGPLSTIHAGSEQLRQPPDSFFCPISKKIMMDPHVAADGFTYELREIRRWLDGGHDTSPCTNIPLAHRILIPNHALRSAILEW
- the LOC107911522 gene encoding U-box domain-containing protein 33 isoform X2, whose translation is MDRMTDAAETIYVAVGKAVEESEHTLLWALQNLCPTKVCILHVHQPASLCNSSRMNFTATRLHQQDIGKKILDRIMDDYLLICGQKSVEAAKLNIEMDDAGKGIVELIRDQGIKKLVMGAAANKHFSEGMTDLKSEKAQYVELHAPPSCKIWFICGGQLVHRKSLVENGQSNLSSSASSSSYWTVSNKLASSSDSSVSETLGESPDWLEFNEGSGDDKVFENLEQALFIAEKSNQEAFDELDRRLKAEKDALNAVVRQANEMKSSYIGELRRRKEIEGTLRKQNEELEQVKQQRDEARKIARTHKLLLESRGAKSDHVKVLEAKVSSAMEQLQIYQRERDDLRAKLESTCMSIKDHSTIQEEGSSNVHMQQFFSEFSVAEIHDATEDFDPSFKIAEGAYGSVYRCTLRHTEVAIKVLHQNSLQGPLEFQKEVDILSKLRHPNLVTLIGVCPEIWALIYEYLPNGSLEDRLIPRDNTPPLSWQTRIQIATEICSALIFLHASKPQRMVHGNLKPGNILLDTNFGCKLSDFGVCHVLSSLEKSNNMTDISRKFPYLEPQFLNTRTLTPSSDIYSFGIILLQLITGRPPLSIIEDAQRAVNGNRLNDLLDPSAGDWSYVEAEQLTHLALRCCDTNRSRRPDLASEVYKVLIRNTIGPLSTIHAGSEQLRQPPDSFFCPISKKIMMDPHVAADGFTYELREIRRWLDGGHDTSPCTNIPLAHRILIPNHALRSAILEW